The DNA region AGATGACTTGATACCATGGCAGCAAGCCCAACGGATGCACCAGGCTCTCAAAGAACGAGGTGTTGATGCTGAGTTGAGAATTGTTGACGAGGGAGCAAAGCACTTGTTTGATGTCGGTAAAGGATGGGAAAGGAGGCATCCGCAGGGCTCTAAGGTGGTGCGAGAGGGATTTGAGTTTCTAGTGAAGTATGTTGAtggggtttgagggaggaAGTCTGGGAAATGCGCTGTGTAAAACCATCACAGCATaactacctacctatatCGGGCATCAAAGCACATCTACCACTTGAGCTGCTAAATCAATGTGTTTTCTCCAGCAAATGCACTACGTGTACTAGTGATAACTATGAAGGAGTGTTTTTGCCCTAAAGGGTACCTACCACGCTGTAGACAAAACACCCAGCACTGCATAAGTTGTAAACCATGCATCCAAAGATAGTCCATAGGccttaaaaaatagttaataggtagaaaaagaatattaagAGGCTATCTGATATTTAAAAAGGTGTTAATTTGTGTATAACTAACTTGCAGTACCAATTATTCTGTCCGCCACATGCCTACAAACCAAGGCTTGTATCTTGTAAAGCCGACTATCTCCACCCACGGCCCAACGAGTTTCCGAGAGTACCCCATAGTTCTCCGATGTGAGCCGCTTACGTACAGTACACGTCTGACAAAGCGTCCTCGTTACTGGCGAAATATGGGAAGCTAAGTTAAAGTTTGAAGCTATTCCCAGACCATGAATGGGTGGACCAGTTGCCATGACGCGAATGCGGGGCAAGCTATTAAAACCCCTGCCAGCAACGGCCTTGGCATCGAAAGGTCCCGCCTCCATCTGTTCTCCCGTCCCGCGAAGAGCTCCCATCGACAACGTAGCGGAATGGCGTGAATGGCTATCCTGATATGCAAAGACGGACAAGAGAGCCAATATGGAAGCTCAACAGCATTTCCGTCCTACATCCGAACCCCGAGCACGAGGCACCCCACCAATCAGCATCATTGCATCTCATCAAGGCCGTTGATGGGCACCTCTCTGGCGACCAAAGCTCCCCGGGCAGCACAGGGCAACGACACCCGTGGCAAGCCCCGATGGAAAGCTGCACCCTCTTTTGGGCTTACATACCGATGTAAGGGACCCCTTCTTCGTAGGTGGGTAGCAGTAGATTGCCACAGCATTCAAAGCGACACCGTGTTCAGTACTCGCGAAGGCGACTGCTGAATATTCATGCCTTCCCTGGTGCACGGAATAGATGGGATGGCCACGTCGAGGGAGGAAGCGGGGCAAAATGTCGCGATCTTGCCCCTCACCATGCGGGGTTTGACGTGACAGGCTGGGCGGTACTTGGTGTTTGCGTGTGCTTGTCCGGAGAAGAGCGGGGTCGGGGACTGTTCTAAGATCCAGATGCTTCGACGGCGATCTGCAGCTTCCGTGCTTCCATCGGACCCCTCCGGCGTGCCTTTCTTTCAAGTCCATATGTAGTgacccctcctcttccgccatAACTTTCCACCTTCCTGAACCTCCTCTTATTTTCTTGCCAATCACcccccaacatccccaacacccccaacacccccaatacccccaacacccccaacacaTACATCGGCAACCTAGGTTTGTTTTGTATACTGCAAACATGGGAGAGTGCCCGGTCAATCACACCAAGTCCGCCAACGTCGCCGGCGGCGGGACACGCAACATTGATTGGTGGCCCAACCAGCTGCGTCTCAACATCCTCCGCCAGCACACGGCCGCCTCCGATCCTTTCCACAAGGAGTTCAACTACGCTGCCGCCTTCAAGTCTCTTGACTACGATGCCCTCAAGAAAGACCTTACCGACCTCATGACAAACTCGCAGGACTGGTGGCCTGCCGACTTTGGACACTATGGTGGTCTCTTCATCAGAATGGCCTGGCACAGCGCCGGCACCTACCGGGTCTTTGACGGtcgtggaggtggtggtcaggGCCAGCAACGCTTCGCTCCTCTCAACAGCTGGCCCGACAATGTCAGTCTCGACAAGGCCCGTCGCCTGCTGTGGCCCATCAAGCAAAAGTACGGCAACAAGATTTCTTGGGCCGATCTCATGCTCCTGACGGGCAATGTCGCCCTCGAGTCCATGGGCTTCAAGACCTTTGGCTTTGCCGGTGGTCGCCCCGACACGTGGGAGGCCGACGAGTCTGCCTATTGGGGTGGCGAAACAACATGGCTGGGTAACGAAGCTCGCTACGCCCACGGCCAGGAGGGCATTGCCGGCAAGGGAATCGTCTCGGGCGACGAATCCAAAAAGAACCACACCGACATCCACAACCGCGACCTCGAGTCccctcttgctgctgcccacATGGGTTTGATCTATGTCAACCCCGAAGGCCCCGATGGCAACCCCGATCCTGTCGCTGCCGCTCGTGACATTCGCGTCACCTTTGGCCGTATGGCtatggatgatgaggagacgGTGGCCCTGATTGCCGGCGGTCACACTTTTGGCAAGACACACGGCGCTGCCCCGGCCGATAATGTTGGCGCCGAACCTGAGGCAGCCTCTATCGAACAGCAAGGCTTTGGCTGGAGCAACAAGTATGGGTCGGGCAAGGGCCCAGACACTATCACCTCTGGCCTCGAAGTTATCTGGACTAAGAACCCTACCAAGTGGACCAACCAGTTCTTTGAGTACCTCTTTAAGTACGAGTGGGAGCTCACTAAGTCTCCAGCTGGTGCCAACCAGTGGGTGGCCAAGAATGCGGAACCCTTTATCCCCGATGCCTATGACCCTAACAAGAAGCACCTCCCGCGTATGTTGACCACCGATCTATCTCTCCGCTTCGACCCCGGCTTCGAGAAGATCTCTCGTCGCTTTTTGGAGCACCCTGACCAGTTCGCCGACGCCTTTGCCCGCGCCTGGTTCAAACTGCTCCACCGTGACATGGGCCCTCGGTCGCGCTGGCTCGGCCCCGAGATCCCATCCGAGGTTCTTTTGTGGGAGGATCCTCTACCCCCTCTTGACCACCCCGTAATCGATAATAACGATATTGCTGCCATCAAGCGCGAGATTCTTGCCACTGGTCTTGCGCCGCAGAAGCTCATCTCAACCGCTTGGGCGTCCGCCTCTACCTTCCGTGGCAGTGATAAGCGCGGTGGTGCTAATGGCGCACGTATCCGCCTGGCTCCTCAGAAGGACTGGAAGGTCAATAACCCTGCCCAATTGGCCGAGGTCCTTGGAGCCTTGGAGGACGTGCAGAAGAGATTCAACGAGCAGGCTACGGGTGGCAAGAAAGTGTCGCTCGCCGATGTCATTGTcctgggtggtgttgctgcccTGGAGCAAGCTGCCGGTGTGTCGGTGCCCTTCACCCCCGGCCGCACCGACGCTTCTCAGGAGCAGACTGATGTCCATTCGTTTGAGCATCTCGAGCCATATGCCGACGGCTTCCGCAACTATGGTCATGGCAATGACCGCGTCAAGACTGAACAGTACCTCGTTGACCGGGCTCACCTCTTGACTCTGACGGCACCCGAACTCGCCGTGCTTGTTGGCGGTCTTAGAGTCCTCGGTGCCAACTATGATGGCTCCGACCATGGTGTCTTCACTGCCCAACCGGGCAAGCTCACCAATGATTTCTTTGTTAACCTTTTGGATCCCAACACCGAGTGGACCAACGTTGATGGCAAGGATGAGGTCTTTGAGGGCAAGGACCGTGTGACTGGCCAAAAGAAGTGGACCGGAACTCGTGCCGATCTCATCTTTGGTTCCCACTCTGAGCTCCGCGCCATCGCTGAGGTGTATGGCAGTGCTGACGGTCAGGAGAAGTTTGTCAAGGACTTTGTGGCGGCGTGGGATAAGGTCATGAACCTTGATCGGTTTGACCTCGAGCAGGGTGCTGGATCGAGCCCTAAGCTCTAAGTTGAAAACAGCTGTGTATCATGGCAGGACTGTAATGCCGTCAATGAGTCAATGAATTAATTTTCTGAAGGCTTGTCCAGGGTATAATTTTTTTTGCCGTTCTGATCATAGGGGTCAGGGCTGTATGTCAGCGGCGGGAAGCCATGCCAGATCAATAACCGACTGGGCCCCAAAATGTGTTGTGGTGTTTTTCGTTGATTCAAGCGAACATATCTGGAACAAATATCAAAGTTCGCATATGGGTTCGCCCATTTTTCAAATGAATACTCCTTTTGGTACTACAATTAGTGACCTATATCCTCAGAATTACATGCTTTGATAACACACAACAAACAATCAGCAAAATGGTGAACCATCTTGTTCTTGATACAGAAGGACATCCTACCCCCAGGGTAGGCAAGGTGGTATATATCTCTATAATACCTGTCACTGACAGCCAAGCACATCAACTAACTCATCATTCAAGTTCGTCATATAAAAATCATCATGCATTAGAATGTGTGGGAGACGAGAGACATTAAACACTTAGAGTCCCCGGGTCGGGTCCAGCATCCGCTTCGCGTTCCGGGCTAGAAACTTTTGTCTGCATCGGCTGATCGGCTTGATTCTGCCCTCCAACTTGATATCAACAGGGGTCTTGTACCCGATGTAGTCCACCAAAACCTGGTCTTGTGTGTCGAGAACGATGGGGTTGGTAAAAGGGGGGTCAAAGAAATTATCGCCCCCACCTGCGAGGAAATCAAGTGTCACGATCCGATACTCGGCAGTCTTGTCCAAGGGCTTGCCGCCAATCGTGACAGCAACCAGCTTCGTTGTTGCAGTTGCATCAGGGTTGTACTCGATGACAATTCCGCGGCTGACTTGTAACAGAGAGGTCACGGGACGGCCATTGACCTGGTTGACTTTGGACATGATGCCCTCGAGAGTCGACCACAGGCGTTCACCGGACATGGAGATCTCGACGATGGCATTTCCAAAGGGGAAGGACGTGAGGACCTCCCCTCTGGTGATGGGGCCTTCATCGATAGTGGAACGAACACCGCCGGCATTGATGAGCGCAAAGGCCGGGGCAGtctcgggggtggtgttgttgactcGGTATTGGAGCATGGCGCTGCAGGTTCCCACCGTCAGCCCACGTCACGGACACATTACTGCCAGGGCAACTTACTCGGCCATGAAATTTCCCAACAAACATTCCTCCAACAGGCAACGAGACTGATCTAGCACCACCAAGCTTTCTCCTACGACTTGGGCAGCAAACTCTTCGAACGGCTTCCTCCACTGGTCAATCTGGCTCTGAAGATCCTCATCTTGGGCTGTTGTGTTGGTCAGGTGAACCGGCGCACCATGGTAATCCATGACTCTTCCATCCGTGTCGTAGGTAACATCGATGTAGCCGAGATATTCTCCCCAGCGGTAAGCCTGCACGATGAAGACTTCTTCGCCCTCAGAATTCTCAACAATGGTTGGGTACTTGCCCACGGCACCGGCAAAGTCTCCCAGTGGGGTATGGCTGTGGCCGCCCATGATCAAGTACAGACCCTTAGTCTCTCGCGCGAGCCTCTGGTCCTCCTCATATCCAATGTGAGTCAACGCCGCGATCCTCTTCACTCCCAGTTCGCCTCTCAAGTAGTCAATAGTCTCCTGTACGCTTTTCACAGGATCTTCAAACGTCGTTCCCGGGCCGGGATTGGCGATTCCTGGCGTAGTCTCGGTCGTGACACCGATGACGGCCAGCTCGTACTGTTCAAAATAGTGAAAAGGCTTGATTGTCTTGTTCAGAACCGCATGGTCGGACTTTATATTGGCGCTGACAATAGGAAAGGTCAGGTTGTCAAGGAACTCGCCCAGGTGATCATCGCCGCGGTCAAACTCGTGGTTCCCCAACGTCATGGCATCAAAGCCGATCTGGTTGAGCGTCTCGGCGATTTTCGAACCGCCATAGTATGAGAAGAACATGGTACCTACTCCAAGTCAGCAATCCAAATCACTTGATATTCCACCTTGGACCTCAAACTTACCTTGAAACTCATCACCGGCGTTCAGGAGCAACGAGTCCGGGTGCGAAGGGCGGGATTCGCCGAGGACATGCTTGATGCGGGCGTAACCACCGTAGCAGCCTCTCTCTGGACGAGTGCAGTCGGTGCCTGAGGAGGAAAACTCGTCGAGATGGGCGTGGACGTCATTGAGATGGTAGAATGAAATGTTGTAGTTGCCATTGTCGTCGATGAAGCGCTTGGAGAACTTGCGGCGGCTCACGAGGTGCTCCGGAGACCCCACTTCCTCGAGAGCGATAGTGCCAGCCGTGGCAACTGCTGCCCACAAGAGCAGGCCCTTGAGGGAATTCATCTTGTACGCTGGTTTACAGACGATGGAGCTCACTCAGAGGCAAAAAACGAGTGACATGAACCGGGCCTATGAGGAACAGACAACAGCGCCAAGGATGGGACAGAAGAGACGCATTGCAACAGAACTCGCGCCTTGGGTTATTATACCCGTCCCTGGAATGCGGTGTATGACAATGATCGACACGGCGACATGGAACCTCGATGTCGTCTATCGGTTCCGAGGATGGCAGCCTCAAGCTTGTGAACCATTCTAGACCTGAGAGTTGACCTCTCACTGGCTCGGGGATGCTGACTGGAATGAGCTGATGATGAACCAGCAGAGCACAAACCTGTCCGACCTTCCCGTTTAGGCGTCCGAGTCGTGCCAAGATGGCCTTCCCGAAACAGCAGCCGATGCCCTATCAGTGGCGACACGTGGGGACAACCGCAACGATTTCGACAGCGGAAATTGCCAGATGAGCCTGAGTACCTAGCATAATCATCGAGATCATGCACGTGGAAAGGTGTGTTCTGCTATGTGCAAATCTGTTTGGCTGATAATGAGCATCTGGTAATATTACGATTAGAAGCTATGGCATGGCTGTGGCGTTACCCCTGCTATCATCCGAGTGAACTACAAGGCCAACAATGTGATACCAGGAGTTGGTTTAGATATCATGGCCGCATCCCAGGTGTCTCTCGCCCAGtgcctcgagctcctcgatACGGACAACATCCGGTCCCACGTCGCGCATGCGGATAGCGGCGACCATGGATGCCTTTTGCTTGGTCTTGGGGATAAGCTTGGTGCCGTCGACGGACAGAACGCTCAGCATGTGTGCAGCAGCCTAGA from Podospora pseudopauciseta strain CBS 411.78 chromosome 6, whole genome shotgun sequence includes:
- a CDS encoding hypothetical protein (CAZy:AA2; COG:Q; EggNog:ENOG503NY0U; antiSMASH:Cluster_1); amino-acid sequence: MGECPVNHTKSANVAGGGTRNIDWWPNQLRLNILRQHTAASDPFHKEFNYAAAFKSLDYDALKKDLTDLMTNSQDWWPADFGHYGGLFIRMAWHSAGTYRVFDGRGGGGQGQQRFAPLNSWPDNVSLDKARRLLWPIKQKYGNKISWADLMLLTGNVALESMGFKTFGFAGGRPDTWEADESAYWGGETTWLGNEARYAHGQEGIAGKGIVSGDESKKNHTDIHNRDLESPLAAAHMGLIYVNPEGPDGNPDPVAAARDIRVTFGRMAMDDEETVALIAGGHTFGKTHGAAPADNVGAEPEAASIEQQGFGWSNKYGSGKGPDTITSGLEVIWTKNPTKWTNQFFEYLFKYEWELTKSPAGANQWVAKNAEPFIPDAYDPNKKHLPRMLTTDLSLRFDPGFEKISRRFLEHPDQFADAFARAWFKLLHRDMGPRSRWLGPEIPSEVLLWEDPLPPLDHPVIDNNDIAAIKREILATGLAPQKLISTAWASASTFRGSDKRGGANGARIRLAPQKDWKVNNPAQLAEVLGALEDVQKRFNEQATGGKKVSLADVIVLGGVAALEQAAGVSVPFTPGRTDASQEQTDVHSFEHLEPYADGFRNYGHGNDRVKTEQYLVDRAHLLTLTAPELAVLVGGLRVLGANYDGSDHGVFTAQPGKLTNDFFVNLLDPNTEWTNVDGKDEVFEGKDRVTGQKKWTGTRADLIFGSHSELRAIAEVYGSADGQEKFVKDFVAAWDKVMNLDRFDLEQGAGSSPKL
- a CDS encoding hypothetical protein (SMCOG1283:2`; SMCOG1283:3`-cyclic-nucleotide 2`-phosphodiesterase; COG:F; EggNog:ENOG503NVC6; antiSMASH:Cluster_1) is translated as MNSLKGLLLWAAVATAGTIALEEVGSPEHLVSRRKFSKRFIDDNGNYNISFYHLNDVHAHLDEFSSSGTDCTRPERGCYGGYARIKHVLGESRPSHPDSLLLNAGDEFQGTMFFSYYGGSKIAETLNQIGFDAMTLGNHEFDRGDDHLGEFLDNLTFPIVSANIKSDHAVLNKTIKPFHYFEQYELAVIGVTTETTPGIANPGPGTTFEDPVKSVQETIDYLRGELGVKRIAALTHIGYEEDQRLARETKGLYLIMGGHSHTPLGDFAGAVGKYPTIVENSEGEEVFIVQAYRWGEYLGYIDVTYDTDGRVMDYHGAPVHLTNTTAQDEDLQSQIDQWRKPFEEFAAQVVGESLVVLDQSRCLLEECLLGNFMADAMLQYRVNNTTPETAPAFALINAGGVRSTIDEGPITRGEVLTSFPFGNAIVEISMSGERLWSTLEGIMSKVNQVNGRPVTSLLQVSRGIVIEYNPDATATTKLVAVTIGGKPLDKTAEYRIVTLDFLAGGGDNFFDPPFTNPIVLDTQDQVLVDYIGYKTPVDIKLEGRIKPISRCRQKFLARNAKRMLDPTRGL